Proteins from a single region of Geminocystis sp. M7585_C2015_104:
- a CDS encoding PRC-barrel domain-containing protein, translating into MIDAKTRLRNELLNTEVITRDTGKKLGVVKEVLVDIDRREVVALGLRSSRFALSGIPKYMYLDSIAQMGDVILVENEDVIEDIDIDLYTPLINSEVVTETGEPLGRVRDFQFDPKTGELHSLIIAAIGYPQIPEQLISTYEISVDEIVSSGPNRIIVFEGAQERVTQLTVGILEKLGIGRPPWEKDEEETYYAPTTPPENQLPAPIPVKPVAKPVPKPAIEENWAEEEWEEEEVVNTPPPRQVAKAVSYEEETEEENWGAERIERESSRDYTPPAPQSRPRNDDDYSYDVWE; encoded by the coding sequence ATGATAGATGCAAAAACTCGCCTGAGAAACGAATTACTTAACACAGAAGTAATCACAAGGGATACGGGCAAGAAATTAGGGGTTGTCAAGGAAGTATTAGTAGACATAGATAGGAGGGAAGTAGTGGCACTGGGGTTGAGGAGTAGTCGTTTCGCCCTGTCAGGAATTCCCAAATATATGTACCTTGACAGTATTGCCCAGATGGGGGATGTGATCCTAGTGGAAAATGAGGATGTGATTGAGGACATAGATATAGATTTGTACACGCCTCTTATAAACTCGGAGGTGGTAACAGAAACCGGTGAGCCCCTGGGGAGAGTAAGAGACTTCCAGTTTGACCCGAAAACGGGAGAATTACATTCTCTGATTATTGCCGCCATAGGCTACCCACAAATACCCGAGCAGTTGATTAGCACCTATGAAATCTCGGTAGATGAAATAGTAAGCAGTGGCCCCAATCGCATCATTGTGTTCGAGGGAGCACAGGAGCGTGTTACACAACTTACGGTGGGGATTTTGGAGAAACTGGGGATTGGTAGACCACCATGGGAAAAGGACGAGGAGGAAACCTACTATGCCCCCACTACACCCCCTGAAAATCAATTGCCTGCCCCTATCCCAGTAAAACCTGTGGCTAAGCCAGTCCCAAAACCCGCTATTGAGGAAAATTGGGCAGAGGAGGAGTGGGAAGAGGAAGAAGTGGTTAATACGCCCCCCCCCCGTCAGGTAGCCAAAGCCGTATCCTACGAGGAGGAAACAGAGGAGGAAAACTGGGGCGCAGAAAGGATAGAAAGGGAATCAAGCCGGGATTATACCCCCCCCGCCCCCCAGTCTCGCCCTCGTAACGATGATGATTACTCCTATGATGTATGGGAGGA
- a CDS encoding GTP-binding protein: MTSVEFLMDAPKRGMPVTIITGFLGSGKTTLLNHILTNQQGLKTAVLVNEFGEIGIDNELIVAANDSMIELSNGCICCNINADLVDAVYRILEREDKVDYLVVETTGLADPLPVALTFLGTELRDMTRLDSIITVVDCANFSLDLFNSEAAYNQIAYGDIILLNKIDLVDEADVDLLEARIRNIKPGARLLRTTRGQVPLPLILSVGLFESDKYYAGDNTTHHHHGHDHHHEHNHEQAHAHEHNHHHSRHLENDGFVSVSFVSDRPFAIRKLQYFLDNQLPANVFRAKGILWFKESPDRHIFHLSGRRFTIEDDVWKPNQPKQNKLVFIGQNLEGDSIIKHLQECLVD; this comes from the coding sequence ATGACTAGTGTAGAGTTTCTAATGGATGCCCCCAAGAGGGGGATGCCTGTGACAATAATTACTGGGTTTCTGGGCAGTGGGAAAACAACCCTTCTCAACCACATCTTAACTAATCAACAGGGTTTAAAAACGGCGGTGTTGGTAAACGAGTTTGGGGAGATAGGGATTGACAATGAGCTGATTGTGGCGGCAAATGATTCAATGATAGAGTTGAGTAATGGTTGTATCTGTTGTAATATCAATGCCGACCTGGTGGATGCGGTATATAGGATTCTTGAGAGGGAAGACAAAGTAGACTATCTAGTGGTGGAGACTACAGGATTGGCTGACCCTCTGCCGGTGGCCTTGACCTTTCTGGGCACTGAGCTACGGGACATGACAAGACTAGACTCGATTATAACTGTAGTGGACTGTGCCAATTTTAGTCTAGACTTGTTCAACAGTGAGGCCGCCTACAACCAGATTGCCTATGGTGACATCATCCTCCTCAACAAGATAGACTTAGTGGATGAGGCCGATGTAGATCTGTTGGAGGCGAGAATTAGAAACATCAAACCGGGGGCAAGACTTCTCCGCACCACAAGGGGGCAGGTACCCCTGCCGCTAATTTTGAGTGTTGGCCTGTTCGAGTCAGACAAGTACTATGCAGGTGATAATACCACCCACCACCATCACGGCCATGACCATCACCATGAGCATAACCATGAGCAGGCTCACGCCCATGAGCACAACCACCACCATTCTCGCCACTTAGAAAATGATGGTTTTGTTTCCGTTTCTTTCGTTTCTGACAGGCCCTTTGCCATTCGAAAGCTTCAATACTTTTTGGATAATCAGCTTCCTGCCAATGTGTTTAGGGCAAAGGGGATACTTTGGTTTAAAGAATCTCCAGACAGACACATCTTTCACCTGAGTGGCAGAAGGTTTACCATAGAGGACGACGTTTGGAAACCTAACCAACCCAAACAGAACAAACTAGTATTCATCGGGCAAAATCTAGAGGGGGATAGTATCATCAAGCACCTACAAGAGTGTTTGGTAGACTAG
- a CDS encoding transposase, producing the protein MVVILDNFASHRSSKVRERANALGIVLVYLPPYSPDL; encoded by the coding sequence GTGGTTGTTATTCTTGACAATTTTGCCTCTCACAGGAGTAGTAAGGTGAGGGAGAGGGCTAATGCTCTTGGAATAGTGCTTGTATATTTACCGCCCTATAGTCCTGACCTATAG
- a CDS encoding protein kinase → MDLLIAGRYHIVKTLGKGGFGETFLARDTHLPSQRLVVVKRLRQVNPSNRVSPEIIADLFKKEAQVLEELGQNCPQIPTLYAYFVENEQYYLVQEYIEGCSLADLGKIDTLECRRILCSLLKVLEYIHGRKIIHRDIKPENIIIRERDRLPILIDFGAVKEAMGTVVLSSGSMISSVIVGTKGFMPPEQSAGRTVYASDLYALALTMIYSITGKYPIEFPVDTLTGDLQWQAMAPQTDPQLMAVLTKASKVDLGQRYKTAQEMLYDLTLSEIKTVAVVPPKRDIENTKPVPDSTVPTPTVTLPPISTPSARRTYEHNPSTIPSAAPSYAPPPPPPNAQENTNTSPTPPHPSMPTPNSPSEVETPSNNWPLIIASAIVAGVMVGGGLVVLEYVKQTRAELAAIEQQRAEMEARLAEEQRKREEEARKREEAERLRQQQQAELERIRAEALRRQQKEQTRTIIVQPTPPAQENNNPMPSSPPEVSQDNQETFPPDNPTDSANPEDNTPTDNAAETLDNSNSANSNTNPPADANTSVIAPSQAMEALVQFYNLVSQKQFPQARIFFANPNNLDPGFFQRFSRVTVENLRVVYEGSDTITLLGTNTYYYPDGTKQIEERDFTMKIIDGVPKIVNSRFRRVLEPRR, encoded by the coding sequence ATGGACTTATTGATTGCGGGACGGTATCATATCGTTAAGACTTTGGGCAAGGGGGGCTTTGGCGAGACTTTCTTGGCAAGGGATACTCATTTGCCCTCCCAAAGACTTGTTGTAGTCAAACGTCTACGTCAAGTCAACCCCAGCAATCGTGTTTCCCCGGAAATCATTGCCGATTTGTTCAAAAAAGAAGCCCAGGTTTTAGAAGAGTTGGGTCAAAATTGCCCGCAAATTCCTACCCTATATGCCTATTTTGTCGAAAACGAACAATACTACTTAGTACAAGAGTATATAGAAGGTTGTAGTCTGGCAGATTTGGGAAAAATTGACACCCTTGAATGCCGGCGAATCCTGTGTTCCCTTTTGAAGGTGCTGGAGTATATCCATGGTCGTAAAATCATCCACAGGGATATTAAACCAGAAAATATCATCATCAGGGAGAGGGATAGACTGCCCATCCTCATCGACTTTGGGGCAGTAAAAGAGGCCATGGGCACAGTGGTCCTTAGTTCTGGAAGCATGATAAGTTCAGTGATAGTGGGCACCAAAGGCTTTATGCCACCAGAACAAAGTGCGGGGCGTACCGTTTATGCCAGTGACTTGTATGCCCTGGCCCTAACCATGATTTACAGTATTACAGGCAAATACCCTATAGAATTCCCCGTGGATACCCTCACCGGAGATTTACAATGGCAAGCTATGGCTCCCCAAACGGATCCACAACTGATGGCAGTCTTGACTAAAGCCAGCAAAGTGGACCTGGGTCAACGCTACAAAACCGCCCAGGAGATGTTGTATGACCTGACCCTTTCGGAAATTAAAACCGTTGCGGTTGTACCCCCAAAAAGAGATATTGAAAATACTAAACCTGTCCCCGATTCTACCGTTCCCACCCCCACCGTAACCTTGCCCCCCATCAGCACTCCCTCTGCCAGACGAACTTATGAGCATAATCCCTCTACAATCCCCAGTGCCGCACCATCCTATGCCCCCCCTCCCCCCCCACCAAACGCCCAGGAGAACACAAATACATCTCCAACCCCTCCCCATCCCTCCATGCCAACTCCTAACTCCCCCTCTGAGGTGGAGACGCCTTCCAACAACTGGCCCCTGATAATTGCCTCTGCCATTGTTGCCGGGGTAATGGTAGGGGGCGGTCTCGTTGTCCTAGAATATGTAAAACAAACTAGGGCAGAATTGGCGGCCATTGAACAACAACGGGCTGAAATGGAAGCCCGTCTGGCAGAGGAACAAAGAAAACGGGAAGAAGAGGCCAGGAAACGAGAGGAGGCAGAAAGACTGCGTCAACAACAACAGGCGGAATTGGAAAGAATTAGGGCAGAGGCTTTGCGTAGACAGCAAAAAGAGCAGACCAGGACTATAATAGTACAGCCCACCCCCCCAGCCCAGGAGAATAATAACCCCATGCCTTCCTCACCACCAGAAGTTTCCCAGGACAATCAAGAAACTTTTCCGCCTGACAATCCCACCGACTCTGCCAATCCCGAGGATAACACCCCCACTGACAATGCCGCCGAGACGCTAGACAATTCCAACTCCGCCAACAGTAACACCAACCCCCCCGCTGATGCCAACACCAGTGTCATTGCTCCATCCCAGGCCATGGAGGCACTGGTACAATTCTATAATCTGGTGTCCCAAAAACAATTCCCCCAAGCTAGAATATTCTTCGCTAACCCCAACAATTTAGATCCAGGCTTTTTCCAACGCTTCTCCCGGGTTACGGTAGAGAATCTGAGGGTGGTTTACGAGGGTAGCGATACCATTACCCTCCTAGGTACAAATACTTACTATTATCCGGATGGCACAAAACAAATAGAAGAAAGAGACTTTACCATGAAAATCATTGATGGGGTGCCCAAGATTGTCAATTCCAGATTCCGCCGAGTCCTGGAACCCAGAAGATAA
- a CDS encoding isoprenyl transferase: MNANETLIGLPSDLCPQKMPHHVAVIMDGNGRWARRRGLPRIVGHQRGVDALRELLRCCDDWGIKVLTAYAFSTENWGRPSHEVEFLLTLFERVLRRELAEMMGKNVRIRFIGDLTALPQSLQAEIAHAMEETRNNQGIQFNVATNYGSRQEILQACKKIALKVKQGEIDVEDIDEQLFENHLYTQGISPPDLLIRTSGEMRLSNFLLWQVAYSEIYVTPTLWPDFDREEFHQALLSYQQRERRFGRIKEEH, encoded by the coding sequence ATGAATGCAAACGAAACACTGATAGGGTTGCCTTCGGATCTATGCCCCCAAAAAATGCCCCATCATGTGGCGGTGATTATGGATGGCAATGGGCGTTGGGCGAGGCGTCGTGGTTTACCCCGCATTGTCGGCCATCAGAGAGGTGTGGATGCCCTTAGGGAGTTACTGCGTTGTTGTGATGACTGGGGGATAAAAGTCTTAACTGCCTATGCCTTTTCCACAGAAAATTGGGGAAGGCCAAGTCATGAGGTGGAATTTCTCCTCACCCTCTTTGAAAGAGTTTTGCGGCGGGAGTTGGCGGAGATGATGGGTAAAAATGTCAGAATCCGCTTCATAGGCGACTTGACTGCCCTGCCACAGTCTTTACAGGCAGAAATAGCCCACGCCATGGAAGAAACCCGCAACAATCAGGGGATTCAATTCAATGTGGCAACCAATTATGGTAGTCGTCAGGAAATCCTCCAAGCATGCAAAAAAATCGCCCTTAAGGTGAAACAAGGGGAAATAGATGTGGAAGACATAGACGAACAGTTGTTTGAAAACCACCTCTACACTCAGGGGATAAGCCCTCCCGATTTACTCATCCGCACCAGTGGCGAAATGCGACTCAGTAACTTCCTCCTCTGGCAAGTGGCCTACAGCGAAATCTATGTAACTCCAACTCTATGGCCAGATTTTGACAGGGAAGAATTCCACCAAGCCCTCCTCAGCTATCAACAACGAGAAAGACGCTTTGGTAGAATAAAGGAGGAGCACTAG
- the glgB gene encoding 1,4-alpha-glucan branching protein GlgB, with protein MTQAQQAKQESWFSEVDLYLFGEGTHYRIYEQLGAHITERNGEKGVHFAVWAPHAQNVSVVGDFNGWQPERHNMSRNFMGIWELFIPGLKQGEKYKYAVKNCYGHTCFKTDPYGFEQEIRPANASIVWDLSYEWHDQEWMSKRQEIQAYDKPISVYEVHLGSWLHDSIENPPTSGPLLPVPDKPGARFLTYRELADRLIPYVKEMGYTHIELMPITEHPFDGSWGYQVVGFFAPTSRYGTPQDFMYFVDRCHQEGIGVILDWVPGHFPKDEHGLARFDGTHLYEYSDWRKGEHLEWGTLVFNYERNEVRNFLISSAMFWLDKYHIDGLRVDAVAAILYLDYERQVWVRNKYGGRENLEGIDFLRQLNNAIKKYYPGVITIAEESTTWEKVSHPTQYGGLGFDYKWNMGWMNDTLKYLLTPHEQRPNCHNKLTFSMWYAYTEHFMLALSHDEVVHGKGHLWQKMPGDEWQKMANLRVLFGYMFTHPGKKTLFMGMELGQRREWKYFLDLDWWLLQWQPHQQLQQLVKDLNRLYRSEPALYTDDFTPNGFQWIDCHDAGRSLITYMRRDKSGKEVLVIACNFKPHVYHHYWLGINEPGLYEEIINTDDLKYGGSGVVNGKVHSRQWNSCPWPHALEITVPPLAMVMFKKIQ; from the coding sequence ATGACTCAGGCACAACAGGCAAAACAAGAAAGCTGGTTTAGTGAAGTAGATTTATATTTGTTTGGGGAAGGTACCCACTACCGTATTTATGAACAGCTAGGGGCTCATATTACAGAAAGAAATGGCGAGAAGGGCGTACACTTCGCGGTTTGGGCGCCTCATGCCCAGAATGTCTCCGTAGTGGGCGATTTCAACGGTTGGCAGCCAGAAAGACACAACATGAGCCGCAATTTTATGGGGATTTGGGAATTATTTATCCCCGGGCTCAAACAGGGAGAGAAATACAAGTATGCTGTTAAGAATTGTTACGGACATACCTGTTTTAAAACAGATCCTTATGGCTTTGAACAAGAAATCCGCCCCGCCAATGCCTCTATCGTCTGGGACTTATCTTATGAATGGCATGACCAGGAGTGGATGAGTAAACGACAGGAAATACAAGCTTATGACAAGCCCATCTCCGTCTATGAGGTACACTTAGGCTCATGGTTACATGATAGCATAGAAAACCCACCCACCAGCGGCCCCCTTTTACCAGTACCAGACAAACCGGGGGCCCGTTTTCTAACCTACAGGGAATTGGCAGACCGTCTCATCCCCTACGTTAAAGAAATGGGCTACACCCACATCGAGCTAATGCCCATCACTGAACACCCCTTTGATGGCTCATGGGGATACCAAGTTGTAGGCTTTTTCGCCCCCACCTCCCGTTATGGCACCCCCCAGGATTTCATGTATTTTGTAGACCGTTGTCACCAGGAGGGGATTGGTGTAATACTAGACTGGGTGCCAGGACACTTCCCCAAAGACGAACACGGTTTAGCCCGTTTTGACGGCACTCACCTGTACGAGTATTCCGACTGGCGTAAAGGGGAACACTTAGAATGGGGCACCCTTGTATTCAACTACGAGCGTAACGAAGTCCGTAATTTCCTGATCTCTAGCGCCATGTTTTGGCTAGATAAGTATCATATCGACGGTTTAAGGGTGGATGCAGTGGCGGCCATCCTGTATCTGGACTATGAAAGACAGGTGTGGGTTAGAAACAAGTACGGGGGGAGGGAAAACTTAGAAGGTATTGACTTTTTGCGTCAACTAAACAATGCCATCAAGAAGTACTATCCGGGAGTGATTACCATTGCCGAAGAATCCACTACCTGGGAGAAGGTGTCCCACCCCACCCAATATGGAGGCCTAGGCTTTGACTACAAGTGGAATATGGGTTGGATGAATGACACCCTAAAATACCTTCTAACCCCCCATGAACAAAGGCCCAACTGCCACAACAAACTCACCTTCAGCATGTGGTATGCCTACACCGAACACTTCATGTTAGCCCTCTCCCACGACGAAGTAGTCCATGGCAAGGGACATCTTTGGCAGAAAATGCCCGGAGATGAATGGCAAAAAATGGCCAACCTGCGGGTTTTGTTCGGTTATATGTTTACCCACCCCGGCAAGAAAACCCTTTTTATGGGGATGGAATTGGGGCAACGACGGGAATGGAAGTATTTTCTCGACTTGGACTGGTGGCTGTTACAATGGCAACCCCATCAACAACTACAACAGCTGGTCAAAGACTTAAACCGCCTCTACCGGAGTGAACCTGCCCTTTACACCGATGACTTCACCCCCAACGGCTTCCAGTGGATTGACTGCCATGATGCTGGTCGTAGTTTAATAACTTACATGCGTAGGGATAAAAGTGGCAAAGAAGTACTGGTTATAGCCTGCAACTTTAAACCCCATGTCTACCACCACTACTGGTTGGGCATCAACGAACCCGGCCTATATGAAGAAATCATTAATACCGATGACCTGAAATATGGAGGCAGTGGGGTAGTAAACGGCAAGGTGCACAGCCGTCAGTGGAATTCTTGTCCTTGGCCCCACGCCCTGGAAATCACAGTGCCCCCCCTGGCCATGGTAATGTTCAAAAAAATCCAATAA
- a CDS encoding AMP-binding protein, which translates to MLAFDFIYQRLSELRDRWFFFGRDNGEILELFKVYLDLVNERYKEGKSPIIFLGEKKTEKFVSAFLASIAGRGCLFLINPLWQKQEWQQLKTIAKPDIVLGTIPQNFDQGDMPEENCPRIAGVMIPTGGTSGRIKFAIHTWDTLVNSALAFYHYFGCKTINYFVCLPLYHVSGLMPFIRSFTTGGRLFFYPFGLLKKGEYPRENFSGFYISLVPTQLNFFLENNPDFLKQFKAILVGGAPLTNEQMFLARKHALPLAPTYGMTETAGGITILKPEEFASNNKSSGKPLPHAKITTENGVIKVESTSLFKGYYPHYKPQHVFVTDDVGHLDSEGYLHVLGRNSFKIISGGENIFPQEVEEVILATNLVEDVAVRGVKHPYWGEIVACFYVPKNETITAEQIRLRIQGEISSYKIPKIWEKREFIPRNDQGKINYNHPSLTVYYGSN; encoded by the coding sequence ATGTTAGCTTTTGATTTTATATACCAGCGCTTGTCTGAGCTGCGGGATAGGTGGTTTTTTTTTGGCAGAGATAATGGCGAGATATTGGAACTATTTAAGGTATATTTAGACCTAGTAAACGAAAGATATAAAGAAGGCAAAAGCCCAATAATATTCCTGGGGGAAAAAAAAACAGAAAAATTTGTCAGCGCCTTTTTGGCATCCATAGCCGGCAGAGGTTGTCTATTTTTGATAAACCCTCTGTGGCAAAAACAAGAATGGCAACAGCTGAAGACTATTGCTAAACCTGATATAGTTTTGGGAACTATACCACAAAACTTTGACCAGGGCGACATGCCGGAAGAAAATTGTCCTAGAATTGCCGGGGTTATGATTCCCACTGGGGGTACTTCTGGTAGGATTAAATTTGCCATCCATACCTGGGATACCCTGGTGAATTCTGCCCTGGCTTTTTATCATTATTTTGGTTGTAAAACCATTAACTATTTTGTTTGTCTCCCCCTCTATCATGTCAGTGGATTAATGCCTTTTATCCGGAGTTTCACTACTGGAGGTAGGCTGTTTTTCTACCCCTTTGGCCTTCTGAAGAAAGGAGAATATCCCCGGGAGAATTTTTCCGGTTTTTACATTTCTTTGGTGCCAACCCAGCTCAATTTTTTCCTGGAGAATAATCCCGATTTTTTAAAGCAGTTTAAAGCTATACTAGTGGGGGGGGCTCCACTCACAAACGAGCAAATGTTTCTGGCAAGAAAACATGCTTTACCCCTAGCCCCAACCTATGGCATGACTGAAACCGCCGGGGGAATTACAATCCTTAAACCGGAAGAATTTGCCAGCAACAATAAAAGCAGTGGCAAGCCGTTACCCCATGCTAAAATAACGACAGAAAATGGCGTGATAAAGGTTGAGTCAACTTCCCTTTTTAAGGGATATTATCCTCACTATAAACCCCAGCATGTATTTGTAACTGACGATGTGGGCCATCTTGACTCTGAGGGCTATTTACATGTTTTAGGGAGGAATAGTTTCAAAATAATTAGCGGGGGAGAGAATATTTTTCCCCAAGAGGTAGAAGAAGTAATATTGGCTACGAATTTGGTGGAGGATGTGGCGGTAAGGGGAGTAAAACACCCCTATTGGGGAGAGATTGTAGCCTGTTTTTATGTGCCAAAAAATGAAACGATAACGGCAGAGCAAATACGTCTGAGAATCCAGGGGGAAATTAGCAGTTATAAAATTCCAAAAATCTGGGAAAAAAGAGAATTTATTCCCAGAAATGACCAGGGGAAAATAAACTATAATCACCCCAGTCTGACTGTGTATTATGGCAGTAACTAG
- a CDS encoding rod shape-determining protein, with translation MGLFGFSSESQDMGIDLGTANTLIYMPGKGIVLDEPSVIAIDEERQEAIAVGKEAQRMLGRAPRNVKTFRPLKDGVITDVRLTEMMLREFIRKVRGNNNLTKSSRIVIGVPSGITAVERRAVEEAMETSGAIDNIEFIDEPVAAAIGAGLPVDEPVGSMIVDIGGGTTEVAVLSLHGIVLSDSIRIAGDEISEAIKFYLKRKYNLIIGDCTAERIKIEIGSAYPVENLIPSMEIRGLNVVSGLPKTITITAEEIRECITDTIGLIVESIKRILEQTPPEIAGDIIDRGITLAGGGALLRGLDILISEKTGIITHVAPEPLKCVVYGTGKVLEEYERLGRASRKRFSR, from the coding sequence ATGGGCCTGTTTGGGTTTTCTTCGGAATCTCAAGACATGGGGATTGACTTGGGCACTGCCAATACTCTCATTTATATGCCCGGCAAAGGTATAGTATTAGACGAGCCTTCGGTAATTGCCATTGACGAGGAGAGACAAGAGGCAATTGCAGTGGGGAAGGAGGCACAAAGAATGCTGGGGCGCGCGCCGAGGAATGTCAAAACCTTCCGCCCCCTCAAAGACGGGGTTATAACTGATGTGAGACTCACAGAGATGATGCTAAGAGAGTTTATCAGAAAGGTAAGGGGCAATAACAATCTTACCAAATCCTCTCGTATTGTCATAGGGGTGCCCAGTGGTATCACTGCGGTGGAGAGAAGGGCAGTAGAAGAAGCCATGGAGACTTCTGGGGCTATTGATAATATAGAATTTATTGACGAGCCCGTCGCCGCTGCCATAGGCGCCGGATTACCGGTGGACGAGCCTGTCGGTAGTATGATTGTAGATATTGGTGGTGGTACTACAGAGGTAGCAGTGTTGAGCCTCCACGGTATAGTGTTGAGTGATTCTATTCGGATTGCGGGAGACGAAATCAGTGAGGCCATTAAATTCTATCTTAAACGCAAGTATAACCTGATTATTGGCGATTGTACCGCAGAAAGGATAAAAATTGAAATTGGTTCGGCCTATCCGGTAGAAAACCTGATTCCCAGTATGGAAATTCGTGGTTTGAATGTAGTTTCCGGTTTACCCAAAACCATTACCATCACTGCCGAGGAAATCCGGGAGTGTATTACTGATACTATTGGTTTGATTGTAGAGTCTATCAAGAGGATTCTAGAACAAACTCCCCCGGAAATAGCAGGAGACATCATCGACAGGGGAATTACTCTTGCGGGGGGTGGTGCCCTTTTGCGGGGTTTAGATATACTTATTTCTGAGAAAACCGGTATTATTACCCACGTAGCGCCTGAACCCCTCAAATGTGTTGTCTATGGCACAGGTAAGGTTTTAGAAGAATATGAGCGTCTAGGAAGGGCTAGTCGTAAGAGATTTAGTAGATAG
- a CDS encoding magnesium protoporphyrin IX methyltransferase, producing the protein MTNSLRKTRDDKTIVKEYFNATGFERWRNIYGNGKVNRVQLDIRQGHQRTVDTVVAWLREGGNLSKLTICDAGCGVGSLTIPLAREGARVFASDISSKMIQEAADRIRRAIPNPHNVRLAVADLESLTGQYDVVICLDVLIHYPTPDAARMLNHLSSLASSRLILSFAPKTFFLTILKGIGSLFPGASKTTRAYQHREEDIITIVQQNGFTVQRKQMISTRFYYSCVLDAVRC; encoded by the coding sequence ATGACAAACAGTCTCCGGAAAACCAGGGATGATAAAACAATAGTCAAGGAATATTTTAACGCCACAGGGTTTGAACGTTGGCGTAACATTTACGGGAATGGTAAAGTAAATAGGGTACAGTTGGATATTCGTCAGGGACATCAACGCACTGTAGATACGGTCGTCGCTTGGCTGAGGGAGGGAGGCAACTTATCTAAACTCACCATTTGTGATGCCGGCTGTGGTGTTGGCAGTTTAACTATTCCCCTAGCTAGAGAAGGCGCCAGGGTGTTTGCCTCTGACATCTCTAGCAAGATGATACAGGAGGCGGCAGACAGGATTAGACGGGCTATTCCCAACCCCCACAATGTTAGACTAGCAGTAGCAGATTTGGAGTCTCTTACAGGACAATACGATGTAGTAATCTGTCTAGACGTTTTAATCCATTATCCCACCCCAGATGCCGCCAGAATGCTCAATCACCTCTCTTCCCTAGCTTCATCCCGTCTTATTCTCAGTTTTGCCCCAAAAACCTTCTTTTTGACCATATTAAAGGGTATTGGCAGTCTTTTTCCCGGGGCCAGCAAAACCACTCGTGCCTACCAGCACAGGGAAGAAGACATTATTACTATTGTCCAACAAAATGGCTTTACTGTCCAGCGTAAACAGATGATTAGTACCCGTTTTTATTATTCTTGTGTTTTAGACGCTGTTAGGTGTTAA